The following proteins are co-located in the Armatimonadota bacterium genome:
- a CDS encoding GAF domain-containing protein, translated as MREEFVSILEALDESALSGYDFRQLAMDQLSFLDEYKWSGVYVLVGETLFLDAYNGDAPEHKEIPVGRGVCGSAVSENRNKIIEDVRTESNYLACSVLTRSEIVVLIKQNDEILGQIDIDGHKVGAFTSEDEAFLSQMAQRLADRWD; from the coding sequence ATGCGAGAAGAATTTGTTTCGATTTTGGAGGCACTGGACGAAAGCGCTCTGTCTGGTTATGATTTTCGCCAGCTAGCCATGGATCAGCTCTCGTTTTTGGACGAATACAAGTGGTCTGGCGTGTACGTTCTTGTCGGAGAGACGCTCTTTTTGGATGCCTACAACGGTGATGCGCCGGAGCACAAGGAAATTCCGGTCGGTCGGGGCGTTTGCGGAAGTGCAGTCAGCGAAAATCGCAACAAAATCATTGAGGATGTGCGCACCGAATCGAATTATCTTGCATGTTCAGTGCTTACTAGGAGCGAAATCGTGGTGCTCATTAAGCAGAATGACGAAATCCTAGGGCAAATCGACATTGACGGGCACAAAGTTGGTGCGTTTACGAGCGAGGATGAGGCGTTTCTGAGCCAGATGGCTCAACGACTTGCCGATCGGTGGGATTGA